The Novipirellula galeiformis nucleotide sequence AACGACATTGGTCAACGGCATTCGCTCACCTCGTGGCATTTACTTTCTACTATGATGGTAGAGAACGATCTCGAATGTGAGCGAACTTGATCCCATGGCAAAATCGATCTGGCCTAGCGACGACAAAACCGAAACGCTGCTGATCGCGGCGAAACAGGGTGACGTGGATGCCGTGAACCGTTTACTCGAACGGCATCGAGTCTCCGTGCGGCGACTGGTCGAAATGCGGCTCGATCGCAAAGTCCAGCGGCGAGTGGACGTCAGTGATGTCGTCCAAGATGTGCTGCTGGAAGCCAGCGGCCGGCTGGAAAAATATCTCGATGACCCCGCCATGGCCTTCCACCTGTGGATTCGTCAAATCGCTTGGGACCGCATCATTGACACGTATCGACGACACCGTGTGAGCGCGAAACGCAACATGGATCGCGAACAAGCGATGGTGAT carries:
- a CDS encoding sigma-70 family RNA polymerase sigma factor, which produces MAKSIWPSDDKTETLLIAAKQGDVDAVNRLLERHRVSVRRLVEMRLDRKVQRRVDVSDVVQDVLLEASGRLEKYLDDPAMAFHLWIRQIAWDRIIDTYRRHRVSAKRNMDREQAMVIPAGQDQSSVELAAQLWDPGPTPAAAATQREIATKVEAAIEQLGEQDREMILMRHYEHLSNLEIAEVLGVNPPAASMRYLRAIRRLRELLENESGDEYAP